A region of the Rhodospirillaceae bacterium genome:
ACGTCGCTTGTTCCAAGCCAGCGATGACCATCAACAGGCTTGTCTTGCCTGAACCGGAGGGTCCGACAACGCCGACCGTTTCTCCAGACCCGATGGAGAGATCAATTCCCCTTAGTATGTTGACCTCACCCGCTTGGCTTGCCAGCTTAAGGTGAACACTGTTTAAGCGAACGGCTGTATTAAGGTCTGCGTCCGGTCGCTGTTGGTCCATAGGCATAGATGATGCACCGTTTAATAAGAATCGTATTGTTCTTTCGATATGTCTTCAAATCACGGCTTGTCAACGCCGCACCTGCTTTGGTAGTCCTATTGTGCACATTGCCAGTAAGCGCGGAACCGGAAATTCGTATTCTTGTCCTGGGTGATAGCCTAACAGCCGGATACGGCTTGGCTGAGCCGGATAGTTTTCCGGCCCAACTGGAACAGGCCTTAAAAAAAGGCGGTACGTCAGTCCGCATCCTAAACGCCGGGGTTTCCGGCGATACATCGGCAGGGGGGCGCGCTCGGTTAGAATGGTCACTCGCGTCTAAGCCTCATGCCGTGGTGATTGAACTGGGGGCCAATGATGGACTTAGAGGGCTTAATCCTAAAGCTACAGCGGCTAATTTAGACGCCATTGTTTCGGCATTAAAACGCAAAGGACTCGCTGTTCTATTGGTGGGAATGCGTGCGCCACCGAATTTGGGGGCCGATTATGGGCAAGAATTCAGCGCTATCTTCGGACGCATCGCAGCCAAATACGAAATTGCACTCTACCCATTTTTCTTGGATGGCGTTGCGACGTACGAAAATTTAAACCAAGCAGATGGCATTCATCCAAATGCAGAAGGGGTAGGCGTCATCGTTACGAACATTCTCCCCTTCATTCAAAGGCTTGTATCCCAGGCAAGGAGCGTCCGTTAATTTTTTGGTTAACGAGGCTGACTTTCCTACTCAGTAGCGGTACTCTAGCAATATTAGTCTTTGCCCGATTAGACGCTCGCAGGAGACAATTTTTATGTCCCAGTTCAAAACAGCATTTGCAGAGGCCGAAGACTGGACGGGCGTTGCAAAAAGTTGCGCCGACCAATTGCTGGATACTGGATTAGAAGATGCGTCGCTTGGGTTTTTGTATGTCACTGAACCCTTAATAGGGGACTTATCCAGCATCCTCACATATTTACGCCAGACCACGGGTGTTCCCCATTGGGTCGGTGCCGCCGCCATGGGCATCTGCGTCGATGCGAAGGAAGTTTTTAATCGCCCGGCGGCTGCCGCCATGCTGACAACTTTGCCGGAAGATCAGTTTAGGGTGCTCCCAACCATCACGGACACGCTTGAAAATATCTCTGGCGAAATAACGACTTGGATGGGGCAACGCAACCCGACACTTGGGATCGTTCATGCAGATCCCAGCAACGCCAAGTCCCCGCTACTTGTGCAAAATCTAGCGGAAACCAGCAGCAGTTTTTTGGTCGGCGGGTTAACATCGACCCGCGACAAATCACGCCAAGTAGCAGATGAAGTCACCAGTGGCGGAATTTCAGGAATTTTATTCGCACCCGAAGTTCAGGTATCAACCGGCCTCAGCCAGGGGTGCGTGCCGGTCGGGGAAAGTCATCTCGTTTCCGACTCAATCGATAACGTCATCATCGGATTGGATGGAGAAAAAGCGCTCGATGTCTTCAAAAATGACATTGGAGAGCTGTTATCGCGGGACCTTAACCGGGTCGCAGGTTACGTGCATGCCGCAATTCCCATCGAAGGGTCGGACACAGGCGATTACATGGTGCGGGATTTGGTTGGAATCGACCCCACCCGGGGTTGGCTCGCAGTTGGTGGAAACATTCAAACCGGCGACCGGGTCATGTTTGTCCGGAGAGACCCCGATACAGCCCAGGAAGACCTTGTAAACACAGTAGAAATTATTAAAAACCGACTGTCCGGTACGGCCCGTGGCGGTGTGTATTGTTCATGTATCGCACGGAGCGCCAATATGTTTGGCGAAGAAGGCCGGGAAATGGCTTTGATCCGGGAGTGCCTGGGTGACGTTCCTTTGATCGGATTCTATGCGGGGGGCGAGTTTTCAAATGCTCGTTTGTATAGTTATACCGGCGTTTTAACGTTGTTTCTGTAGCGAAACATAACGATATCGTTATAAATATTTTGGGGAGTTAAAAATGCGCCTGTTCGTGGGCCTTGCTCTACCCTCTGACATTAGGCTTCGGCTGCAGGCTCTCTGTTCTGGAATCGCTGGTGCCAGATGGGTGAAGCCTGAAAATATGCACATTACCCTTCGTTTCGTTGGCGATGTGAATGGCGAAGATGTCGAAGATTTAAACGATGCCTTGGCCGATATTTCGTGCCCGCCCTTTAATCTTTCTCTTGCCGGCGTTGATTGTTTCGGGGGTTCGAAGGGCGTGCGCTCGGTTTGGGCCGGTGTCGAGAAGCCACAAGAATTGGACCCGTTACAGGCAAGCGTCGAGTCTACAATCTCGCGCCTGGGCTATGGGCCTGAGGAGAGAAAGTTTACCCCGCACATTACATTGGCACGGTTTAAAAAAACCCGAGCCGACAAAATAGCCCCCTTTTTCGAGAGCAATCTCGGCTTTGTAAGCAGCCCTTTTTCAGTCGAAAATTTTACCCTCTTCCGTAGCCATTTGGGCCATGAAGGGGCGCACTATGAGGTCCTGGCAGACTACGAGTTGGCTCCCCGTTAACTCCCAAACTTGCTAAGTGTTTTTTCGACGGAGCCTACATACGTTCCGCCAAATAGACGGACGTGAACCAGAAGGGGATAGAGGTTATAGATATCCCGACGTTCCTCGAAGAATCCGGGTTGAAGGGGTCGAATTTCGGTATACCTGTCAAAATGGCTCACCAAACGTTCCGAACAGAGTGCTAAACGCGAGCTCAATTTCCGCATCACCATAATAAACGGCCGGATCAACGAACCCGGCAATTTGGTTGCCCTTACACAGCACGTTGCCCGTCCACAGGTCGCCGTGAAGTAAAGAGGGTTGTGCGGCGTCGTCAATCCAAGTCTCTAACTTTTCTGCCAATGACTCTATACGTCTCATCAATCGCCGAGGTAACCGACCCGCGTCTAAGGCCTGCCGCGCCATATACAAGAGTCGCTGATCGCGGAAGAATTCGCACCAATGATCGGTCCAGAGGTTGGGCTGAACCAACCCGCCAATCAGTGTATCCATCGGAAAACCGAATTGATCTGCGGTCAATCCATGCAGGTTTGCCAGAAGCTCTGCTGCATGCCTTTGAGATTGAGGGTTTAATGCATCGCCGCCATCTATGTGGCTCATGACCAATAAATCGTCCATGGCATAGAGGACTTGGGGTACGGGCAGTCGGCTGTTCCGCGCCAAATAATCGAGCATCATGCCTTCGATGGCCAATCCACCACCAAGTTCACCCACTTTAGCAACGATGGCTCCGCCGTGCTTGAGGTCGACCCGGAAGACATCGCCGATGCATCCACCCTCCAAGGGTGAAAATTTCGTCGGGAGATCGTCGGCAGCTGCGGATATGCGTTGAATGATCGACGCTTTCACGACCATAAGTCCCTAAAAATGATGTTCTCTAATGTCCGCCAGCAGCCCCTGAGATGCCTCTTCAACCAAGTCCAGCACCAAATCAAATCCACCCCCACCGCCATAGTACGGATCAGGGACGTCGTTTCGTCCAGCGTTGGGAGCAAAGTCCAAGAATAAGCGCAACCGATCTTCTTTTCCTGGGGGGCAAGAGCCGGAAAGGCTCGCGTAATTGTCTGCGTCCATGGCCAGCACGTAATCAAAATTCTGAAAATCGGAAATCTGTACCTTGCGGGCGCGCTGTTCGCTCAAGTCGACACCGCGCATTCGAGCCGCCGCCGTGGCGCGGCGGTCGGGGGCCTCGCCCACATGCCAACTGCCGGTCCCCGCTGAATCGATACTAATTTTATTGGCCAAGCCTTCGCGTTCGACAAGGGTCCGAAAGACTCCCTCTGCCGTTGGCGATCGACAAATATTGCCAAGACAGACGAAAAGAACTTTGACCATGACCCGCTCCTGGTATTCCCTAAGGTTGGAATTATCGAGCAAGAACACCTAAGGCTTGGATTATCCAGCAGAAACAAAAGGGCAGCAAGAAGACAATGGACGCAAATACCCACCCCAGCATCGTCGTTTCCACCGGGGCCGGAATTTCAAAGGAATCCGGCCTAAAGACGTTCCGTGATGCGGACGGCCTTTGGGCAACGGTGCGCATCGAAGATGTCGCTACTCCGGATGCTTTCAAACGCGACCCGGCGCGAGTTCAAGAATTTTACAACACCCGACGGGCTAATCTTAACTCCGATAATATCCGCCCGAATGCCGCCCATGACGCTTTGGTGCGACTAGAGCGTGATTGGCCCGGCGACGTGCTGGTGGTGACCCAGAACGTTGATAATCTTCACGAAACTGCCGGCACAGAAAACCTTTTGCACATGCACGGTGAGCTTTTGAAGATCAGGTGTGAGGGCTGCGGTGATATCGTTCATTGGGCCGAGGATATCAAATCCGATCAGGCTTGCGTTGCTTGTGAGGCCGTTGGAACACTGCGCCCAAACGTCGTCTGGTTCGGCGAAATGCCAATGGAAATGGATCGTATCTATGCAGCCCTTGGCAAATGCGGCCTTTTTATCTCTATCGGCACATCAGGCAACGTCTACCCCGCCGCAGGCTTCGTTCAGCACGTCCGAGGTGCCGGTAGCGCACACACCTTGGAACTCAATCTTGAACCCTCAGAGGGAGCGACTATGTTCGCTGAAGCGATATACGGTCCCGCGACCAAGGTGGTGCCAGCGTATGTCGAAAAAATCCTTGCAGATGGATGGTGATCACGAATGGCTATCAGTGACCTCCTTGCCCAGGTTCGCGACTGTCGGGAATGTGATCAGCATTTGCCGCTGGGACCCCGGCCCGTACTCCGGGCATCTGCCAAGGCCCGGGTTGTGATGATCGGGCAGGCACCGGGAACCAAGGTCCACAATTCTGGGGTGCCATGGAATGATGCGTCGGGCGACCGTCTCCGTGATTGGCTGGGTATGGACCGCGATACGTTTTATTCAACAGATCGACTGGCCATCATCCCAATGGCATTCTGCTATCCAGGTCGGGCATCGAACGGCGGCGATAACCCCCCGCGCCCAGAATGTGCTCCACTTTGGCACGGACCGTTGTTGGAGGCATTGCCGAAGTTAGAGCTAACACTCCTGATCGGCAGTTACGCCCAAAAATATTATCTCAAGAAAACTGCAGCCAAGACGATGACCGAAACTGTCCGAAATTGGCGGAATTACTTACCGGGCATCGTCCCAACACCTCACCCCAGTTGGCGCACAACCGCTTGGCTTCGCAAAAACCCCTGGTTTGAAGCCGACGTGGTGCCGGAACTGAGAGAGCGCTTGGCCAATGCTCTAAATAAATCCTAACGCCCGCCTCCCAAATACAATTCAGTGAGACGTTACGACTTATCCCTGGAAAGCTTTTCCATGCGAAGCCGGAGCGCGCTGAGTTTAATAAACCCTTCGGCGTCGTGCTGGTCATAAACGTCGTCTTCTTCAAACGTCACCAAGTCCTCATCATAAAGGCTATGGGGTGATTTTCGACCAACAACGATGACGTTACCTTTATAGAGTTTTAGACGCACGGTGCCGGTGACCCGTTCCTGTGTTTGGTCAATGGCGGCTTGTAGCATTTTGCGCTCGGGTGAGAACCAATAGCCGTTGTAAATTAGCTCAGCATACTGGGGCATTAGCGTGTCTTTGGTGTGGGCGGCACCGCGGTCTAGGGTGATCGATTCAATGGCGCGGTGTGCTTCCAATAGAACCGTCCCACCGGGGGTTTCATATACACCCCGGGCTTTCATGCCGACATACCGATTTTCGACAATATCCTTGCGGCCGACACCGTTGGCCCCCGCAATTTTATTTAACCGTTCCAATAAGTTAGCGGGAGATAGCTTCTCTCCATCAATTGCTACAGGGTCCCCCGCAACAAAATCGATTTCCATATAAGTTGGTTTATCAGGGGCAGACTCGGGCGACACGGTCCAGCGGAACATGGCCTCATCAGGTTCCACCCATGGATCCTCCAACACGCGTCCTTCATAGGAAATGTGCAGCAGGTTCGCATCCATGGAATAGTCCGCCTCGCCTCGCTTATTGGTCGGCACAGGGACTTGCCGAGACTCCGCGTATTGAATGAGCTTGGTGCGAGAATTTAAATCCCATTCCCGCCACGGGGCGATAATTTTAATGTCTGGTTTGCACGCATAGTACCCAAGTTCAAATCGAACCTGGTCATTGCCTTTTCCGGTCGCGCCATGCGAAACCGCATCCGCGCCGACTTCCTCAGCGATTTCAATTTGGCGTTTGGCGATCAGGGGCCGGGCGATGGAGGTGCCCAGCAGATAGGTGCCTTCATAAATCGTGTTGGCGCGAAACATCGGGAAGACGTAATCCCGCACAAACTCCTCGCGCAGGTCTTCGATGAAAATTTCTTTCACGCCAAAGGCTTCGGCCTTTTCCCGTGCTGGGTCGAGTTCTTCACCTTGGCCAATATCCGCCGTAAAGGTAACAATCTCGCAGCCGTAGGTATCTTCCAGCCAGCGCAGAATGACGGACGTATCCAGTCCGCCGGAATAGGCCAGAACGACTTTTTTGACAGATGTACCCATTACGCGCCCAGCTTCGTCCCAACCGCGATTCCGGCGTCCTTCCCGGCAATCTTGCCTTCACCTTCAGGCCGAACACGTCCGAGCCGCACACCGCCGCCGTCACCGGCTGCAATGGTAATGCCGTCGTCATCAACCGCGATAACCGTGCCCGCGTCACCCGCCGCATCATCAACGCGCCTGCAATCAAACAGCCCCAGTTTTTTGCCCTCATTCATCGTCCAGGCACCCGGCGCAGGATCTGTTCCCCGAATAAGGTTATGAACTTCGGCGGCTGGTTTAGACCAATCGACTTCGGCGATAGAAGCCTTAGCCCAGCTTTCATAAGAGCCTTTGGATAGGTCTTGGACATCCTTGGGCGCATTGCCCGCTTTGACCAAATCAACACTTTCCAACATGGCCTCGACGCCCATCGGGAACAGCTTATCGAAATAGACTGTACCTAAGGTATCATCCGGTGTGATCTCACATTCTTTTTGCATTAGGATCGGACCTTCGTCCAAGCCGTTGTCTGGCCAGAAGATGCTGAGGCCGGTCTTGGTTGAGCCTTGGATGATCGGCCAGTTGATGGAACTCGGCCCCCGGTGCATGGGCAGCAAGGACGGGTGATACTGAATTGTGCCATGGGTCGGGATGTAGAGAACTTCTTCGGGCACAAAAAGGGTGACAAATGCCATGACACAAAGGTCAGAATTGTACGATGCGACCAGTTCTTCCGCTTCCTTATTCTTATAGGACGCGGGCTGGTGCAAGGGCAGACCCTTCTCCAGGGCGAATTCTTTTAGGGGATCGGGCCTTCCGCCTTCTTTATCCGGCGCGCAGAATACCGCGACGATATCTTCGCCGCGATCAAGAAGCGCCTCCAAAACTGATTTGCCGAAAGCTTGCTGGCCGTGAAAGATGATCCGCATGATCGTCCCCTTTGTTAAACTAGATTCAGTTGGGCCACGTATACCGTATACCCCCCGATGTGAAAACACCGATAAAGATCAAAACTTCAAGATAGGGATTTAAACTGCCTCAGAAACCCGGCGTTCGCGGATGCTGTCGGTACGAAGTTGCCCGCACGCGGCCATGATGTCGCGACCTCGGGGCGCGCGAATAGGGGCGGAAAACCCCGCATCATTGATGAAGTCTGCAAACCGCGCCATGGTTTTGCGCTCAGAACATTCATAAATCGACCCCGGCCACGGATTAAACGGGATCAGATTAAACTTCGCCGGCATGTCCTTCATCAGCCGCACCAGTTCACGCGCATCGGCAAGGGAATCATTCACGCCTTTCAGCATCACGTATTCAAAGGTAATGCGCCGGGCATTGCTGGACCCCGGATATTCACGGCACGCTTGCAGCAGTTCCTTAATCGGGTGCTTCCTGTTGATCGGTACCAGCACATCGCGGAGTTCATCTTTTACCGCGTGCAGACTGATCGCTAGATTCACGCCTAGTTCCGCCCCGCATTGGCGAATTTTTGGTACCACGCCCGAGGTGGACAGCGTAATCCGGCGCTTCGAAATCGCGATGCCTTCATTATCCATGACAATCTTTAATGCCTTGGCGACGTTGTCGTAATTCAGCAACGGCTCGCCCATGCCCATCATCACGATGTTTTTAAGCAATCGATCATCGGACCCACTCGGCCATTCTGAATAACTGTCCCGGGCCAGCATGACCTGGCCGACAATCTCCCCTGGCGTTAAATTCCGTACCATGCGCTGGGTGCCAGTATGGCAGAACGAACAGGTCAAGGTGCAGCCGACCTGCGACGACACACACAGTGCGCCGCGATCTTCTTCAGGGATAAAGACGGTCTCTGCTGCGTTACCATCGGTAAATTCCAACAACCATTTCCGCGAACTATCCTTGGATGTGAGTTCTTTGCTCACGCCGGGTCGACGGACAACAAAATGCTCGGCGAGAGTCTTTCGAAACTCTTTGGACAAGGTCGTCATTTCGGAGAAGTCAGTTTCGCCCCGATGATACATCCAATGCCACAACTGATTGGCCCGAAACGGTTTTTCACCAATGGCGACGATCTCGGCGATCAATTCGTCCCGGTTAAGGCCGATCAGGTTTTTGAGGGCTTGGTCCGTCATCCCTTTACCTTACACGCCTTACTGATGGCTTTGTAGGCGGCGGTAAAACCTTTTAACGAATAGAGGTCGGTCGTCTTCGTGCCGCGGCTGGATTGACCCCGAACGGCCAATTCTGCGCCAGCCTTCATTGCAGCGACCAAGACCTTGTCGGTCTTGGGCTTGGCGGCCCAGGCGGTATCGGCATCGGTGAACATCTTAATGTTGGTCTTACCGATTGTGATTACCGCGCTGCTGCCTTTTTTATAGGTATAGCCCGCCTGTACGCTCACCACGCCGATTTCTTTTTTGCCAGGGCCATGGGTCACAACCAACGCCACTGTGCCGCGTTTTTTGTATTTGCCGACGGATTTCTTTGGCTCGGTCGCGATGTAGCAGACTTTGCCTGCCTTAAACGCACTCCAACTGCCGTGGTTGTCCATGAACTTGGCGTCGGCGGGCGTCGCCAATAACACGGTTAAAACTAGAAATAGGGATCCTAAAAATTTCAATTCTCAACCTCATCAAGCGGCGCCATGTTGGTTGGTGGGGGGGCCTTAAACTTGTTCATCGGATTGCGAATGACCGGGTCGCCGTGCACGTGTTCTGCCAAAGGCTCAATCGGCCCGCCGGGTGTGACGGGTCGGTTGGGGTAGCGGCCGAGGCTCATAATCCGGTCATACATAACTATTGCTCCTGCGATTCCAACATTGACGCAGAATTTTGTCGGAATTTTGATCGTCAGGTCACAGCGTTCGACCAATTCCGGCGATAGGGAGTCGCGCTCAGGCCCCAAAATGTAGGCGGCGCGCTGGGGATGGCGGAAACTTGGCAGATCAACCGCATCGTCCAAAAGCTCAACCCCAACCAACGAGCACTTTTCTGGCAGCACCAATGAAGCCGTATCTGGGAACGCATAAAACGGCACATGGCCCGGCGCGTCGGAGGTATCAGACTTACTGCCTTCGGCACGGTCGTAGTTCGCGGCGACCGTAAACATGAAGTCCGCGCCGAACGCATGGGCCGAGCGGAACAGGCTGCCCACGTTCATGGTCTTTGAAATGCGTTCAACGCCAATGCCAAAATATCCTCGCATGGGCGCCTTTATAGATTAATCTTGAAGTTCTTCCAGGTCTTTATAGAGGTCCAAGGCCTCCGGGTTCGCCAGGGCTTCGCGGTTCGTTATGGCGCGACCGTGGATGATATCGCGGACAGCGAGTTCCGTGATCTTGCCACTACGGGTCCTGGGGATGTCGGCAACCTGGACGACTTTGCGCGGCACATGGCGGGGGGTGCAGTTGGCGCGAATTTGTTTTTTGATTTTGTCGATCAGCGCGTCGTCCAATTTACGCTCAGGTCGCAACACGACGAACAGAACTATTCTGGTATCATCGTCCCACTCCTGGCCGACAACGATTCCTTCAACGACCTCATCCAGAAGTTCAACCTGACGATAGATTTCTGCGGTGCCGATGCGCACACCGCCGGGGTTCAGGGTGGCGTCGGATCGTCCGTAGATGGTCATGCCGCCATGTTCAGTCCATTCCGCATAATCGCCGTGGTGCCAAATGTTGGGGAAGCGCTCAAAATAGGCGCCTCGATAGATTGATCCATCCGCATCATTCCAGAATTCCACCGGCAACGATGGGAACGGGGCCGTGCAGACCAAGTCTCCTTTACCCTGGGGCATGTGGTTGCCATCGGTATCGAATACATCTGTGGCCATGCCGAGGCTTGGTCCCTGAATTTCACCTCGCCAAACAGGCGCCGTCGTGTTGCCGGATACGAAACACCCCATGATGTCAGTGCCACCGGATACAGACGCCAAGTGCAGGTCTTGTTTGATATGGGTGTAGACGAAATCAAAACTTTCGGCGACCAGGGGAGACCCGGTCGAAAGAATTGCTTTCAACGTGGTCAGTTTGTGGGTGGATTTGGGTTTTAGCCCTGCTTTGTTTACCGCATCGATGAACTTCGCCGATGTACCAAAATGGGTAATTTCTTCGGCGTCGGTAAAATCAAACAACCTGTTCCCATCTGGGTAAAACGGCGATCCGTCATACAGCAGCACTGTCGCCTCGCACGCCAGAACCGCCGTCAGCCAGTTCCACATCATCCAGCCGCAGGTGGTAAAATAGGCGTAGCGGTCGCCCTTTTTTACGTTGGCTTGCAGCAGATGTTCCTTGGTCAATTGTAGCAGCGATCCGCCATGGCCGTGGACAATACACTTGGGCGCACCCGTGGTGCCGGATGAATACATAATGAACAGTGGATGGTTGAAGGGCAGTTGAAGGAAGGTAATGTCGGCGGGTTGAAACTTCTCAGAAAAATCATTCCAGCTGACGCTGTTCTTAATTGGCGTAATGTCAGGATCGGAGTTTCGGTATTCCACCACCACGGTTTTTTCCACCGTTGGCAGCCCTTCCAGGATCGTCGCTAATTTCTCCAGGCAGTCGTGTTCTTTGCCGTTATAAAAATATCCATCGACGGCGAAGATCACTTTGGGTTCGATTTGACCGAAGCGGTCGAGCACGCCCTGAATGCCAAAGTCCGGCGAACAGGACGACCAAATTGCGCCGAGGCTGACGGCAGCCAGCATTGCGATAATGGCTTCTGGCATGTTGGGCAGGTAGCCGACAACCCGGTCCCCTGATGTGACACCAGCCGCTTCCAGCGCCTGTTTAACACGGGAAACTTCATTATAGAGATCGTTGCCGGAAAGCCGACGTTTTACCCGATCTTCACCCCAAAACACCAAGGCGTCATTGTCATCCCGGCGACGTAATAGATTTTCGGCATAATTCAGCCGCGCGTCCGGGAACCATTCAGCGCCCGGCATTTTGTCTCTGTTGAGAAGAACGCGTTCGCCCTTGGTTTTAGAAATTACGCCGGAGAAATCCCAAAACGACGCCCAGAATTTCTCCATCTCATCGATGGAAAACCGATGAAGGTCCGCATAATCAGCAAGGTCCGCGCCCCAGGTCCTGTTAATCGCCGTGATCAAAGTCGTGATGTTTGCGTTATCGATGCGGTCTTGAGAGGGTTGCCAAATAAGCTCGGTCATCCCGTCTCATCCATAAACATGGCAAGTTCCACATCCTTTAGGCTCACGCCATCGGCGTCGTGGGTGGTGAGGGTGACATCCACTTGGTTATAGACATTAGACCATTCCGGATGGTGGTTCATATCATCAGCCACCATGGCCACCCGGGTCATGAAGCCAAAGGCATCGCGAAAATTTTCGAATTTGAAAGATTTAAAAATGGCGTCGCGTCCGTCAACATCGGACCAACCATCTAATTCATCCAGCAGGTCTTTACGGTCTTCTTCGTTTATTTTCTCAACCATGTTTTCTCAGGTCCCGTCTCCGGTTAATATGTCGTCATGTCGGATGCTAGCATTTCCCCGCCAAGCTTGGAACAAATCGAAACCATTGCCCAGTGGCAGCTCGACCGAATTCCAAATGAACTGCGCCGTCACGTGGAAGGGGTGGTGATTCGCATTGCCGATTTTCCCGATGATGAAACCATGGATACGATGGGTTTGGAAACCCCGTTTGACCTTTTAGGGCTTTATCATGGGGTTGCGATTGGCAACAAAAGCATTTCCGATCCAGCGCCGGGGGTCGATATGATATTTCTCTATCGCCGGGCGTTGTTGGAATATTGGTGTGCGTCGGGTGAGGACCTAGGACACATCATTCGCCACGTTCTCATTCACGAGATCGGTCATCACTTTGGGCTTAGTGACGCAGATATGGAACGGATCGAAGAAGACAACTAACGCTCGCTGCGTCCCCTCATATGACGACCGTGCCTAAAACGCCTAAAACCTTCTTTGAAATAGGCTTGGCGCTCAATTGCTGGAAGTTTTTCGGCAACATCGCCTATCGACTTGGCCATGGATGAGCGGGCCTCAAGCAGGCGTTGGTGAAGGTCTGCATAGGCTTTATCTAGGGCCTTGCGGTCGAACGGATCAGCAATCAGGGTATTGCGAACGACGCGCCGGGCATCGCGCATGGCACCGACATTTTCACGGATCATCGGGCGATGTTGCTGCCAGATATTATCGACCATACCTTGGTGCTCTGAGCCTAATTTTTCACGCGCGGCGGTGTGGTGCAAAGGCCCCCTAAATCCATCTCTTTTCCACGTGTCGCCAAACATCCAGTGAGAAACAAAGGTACCACCTAGAAAGAGGTTGAGGGCCAGTGAGATTGCTAAAACGATCGAAAGCTTGCGCGACGTTCGCATGGCTTATTGTCCCTCCAGGTTGTAGGCCGGACCGGCGATCAAGGTGTCGAGTTCGGCGGTCAAAACATCATTCGTCTCCGGTGCCAAGGTGCCGATATAAAGCCCCAGGACCATCGCCATCGCCAAGCCTGAAGCGGGCTTCCACACCGGGCCAAACGGCCACAACAGGGTGAGCCATTGCTGCCAGGGGTTGGGTGATGTGCCGGCGAGAATATCGGCCTTGAGTTCAGGCGATGGTTCCGGCAACGGGGCTTGGTCTAAAAGTGCGTCGAGCGCCAAGGCATCTTGGTACAATGCGCGG
Encoded here:
- a CDS encoding RNA methyltransferase; the protein is MKAPMRGYFGIGVERISKTMNVGSLFRSAHAFGADFMFTVAANYDRAEGSKSDTSDAPGHVPFYAFPDTASLVLPEKCSLVGVELLDDAVDLPSFRHPQRAAYILGPERDSLSPELVERCDLTIKIPTKFCVNVGIAGAIVMYDRIMSLGRYPNRPVTPGGPIEPLAEHVHGDPVIRNPMNKFKAPPPTNMAPLDEVEN
- a CDS encoding acetylglutamate kinase; translation: MSDASISPPSLEQIETIAQWQLDRIPNELRRHVEGVVIRIADFPDDETMDTMGLETPFDLLGLYHGVAIGNKSISDPAPGVDMIFLYRRALLEYWCASGEDLGHIIRHVLIHEIGHHFGLSDADMERIEEDN
- a CDS encoding acetoacetate--CoA ligase, which translates into the protein MTELIWQPSQDRIDNANITTLITAINRTWGADLADYADLHRFSIDEMEKFWASFWDFSGVISKTKGERVLLNRDKMPGAEWFPDARLNYAENLLRRRDDNDALVFWGEDRVKRRLSGNDLYNEVSRVKQALEAAGVTSGDRVVGYLPNMPEAIIAMLAAVSLGAIWSSCSPDFGIQGVLDRFGQIEPKVIFAVDGYFYNGKEHDCLEKLATILEGLPTVEKTVVVEYRNSDPDITPIKNSVSWNDFSEKFQPADITFLQLPFNHPLFIMYSSGTTGAPKCIVHGHGGSLLQLTKEHLLQANVKKGDRYAYFTTCGWMMWNWLTAVLACEATVLLYDGSPFYPDGNRLFDFTDAEEITHFGTSAKFIDAVNKAGLKPKSTHKLTTLKAILSTGSPLVAESFDFVYTHIKQDLHLASVSGGTDIMGCFVSGNTTAPVWRGEIQGPSLGMATDVFDTDGNHMPQGKGDLVCTAPFPSLPVEFWNDADGSIYRGAYFERFPNIWHHGDYAEWTEHGGMTIYGRSDATLNPGGVRIGTAEIYRQVELLDEVVEGIVVGQEWDDDTRIVLFVVLRPERKLDDALIDKIKKQIRANCTPRHVPRKVVQVADIPRTRSGKITELAVRDIIHGRAITNREALANPEALDLYKDLEELQD
- a CDS encoding periplasmic heavy metal sensor; this encodes MRTSRKLSIVLAISLALNLFLGGTFVSHWMFGDTWKRDGFRGPLHHTAAREKLGSEHQGMVDNIWQQHRPMIRENVGAMRDARRVVRNTLIADPFDRKALDKAYADLHQRLLEARSSMAKSIGDVAEKLPAIERQAYFKEGFRRFRHGRHMRGRSER
- a CDS encoding 4a-hydroxytetrahydrobiopterin dehydratase, which produces MVEKINEEDRKDLLDELDGWSDVDGRDAIFKSFKFENFRDAFGFMTRVAMVADDMNHHPEWSNVYNQVDVTLTTHDADGVSLKDVELAMFMDETG
- the rlmN gene encoding 23S rRNA (adenine(2503)-C(2))-methyltransferase RlmN, whose protein sequence is MTDQALKNLIGLNRDELIAEIVAIGEKPFRANQLWHWMYHRGETDFSEMTTLSKEFRKTLAEHFVVRRPGVSKELTSKDSSRKWLLEFTDGNAAETVFIPEEDRGALCVSSQVGCTLTCSFCHTGTQRMVRNLTPGEIVGQVMLARDSYSEWPSGSDDRLLKNIVMMGMGEPLLNYDNVAKALKIVMDNEGIAISKRRITLSTSGVVPKIRQCGAELGVNLAISLHAVKDELRDVLVPINRKHPIKELLQACREYPGSSNARRITFEYVMLKGVNDSLADARELVRLMKDMPAKFNLIPFNPWPGSIYECSERKTMARFADFINDAGFSAPIRAPRGRDIMAACGQLRTDSIRERRVSEAV